Genomic segment of Nostoc sp. TCL240-02:
GAACGTTCTATTTGTCGAAGATGAAGCGAAAATTGCTAACTTCGTCCGGGCTGGACTGAAGGAGCAGGGATTTGTTGTAGACTACTGCGATAACGGTGATGAAGGATATCTGCGGGCATTAGAAAATGAATATGATGTTCTTGTACTTGACATTATGGTGCCGGGGAAGGATGGATTATCGATTCTGAAACTATTGCGGCGGCAAGGTCGGAATGCACCAGTAATTTTGTTGACGGCTCGAAATGAACTAGATGATCGCTTGGCAGGGCTAAATTTAGGAGCAGATGATTACATCGCTAAACCGTTTTTTGTGGAAGAGTTAGCGGCTCGAATTCATGCCGTTGTTCGTCGGAGTGTGAGCGAGCGCCAAAATCTCCTTAGTGTTGGGGCCATCAAACTCGATCGCATCACCAGAGAAGTTACTTGCGATCGCCAAGCGATAGAACTCACCAGCCGCGAGTTTAATCTTCTGGAGTATCTCATGCGCTCTCCTGGAAGGGTTTTCACCCGCACCCAAATTCTAGAGCATGTTTGGGGCTATGACTTTAACCCAAA
This window contains:
- a CDS encoding response regulator transcription factor, with product MNVLFVEDEAKIANFVRAGLKEQGFVVDYCDNGDEGYLRALENEYDVLVLDIMVPGKDGLSILKLLRRQGRNAPVILLTARNELDDRLAGLNLGADDYIAKPFFVEELAARIHAVVRRSVSERQNLLSVGAIKLDRITREVTCDRQAIELTSREFNLLEYLMRSPGRVFTRTQILEHVWGYDFNPNTNVVDVCIQRIRKKIDPIDETVWIESIRGVGYRFRKPESNS